The following coding sequences are from one Streptomyces sp. NBC_00102 window:
- a CDS encoding sugar ABC transporter ATP-binding protein — translation MAAPPTLETNTADRPRPVLEAHGIRKEFPGVLALDGVGLRLYPGEVHALMGENGAGKSTLIKVLTGVHPADGGTILVDGEAREFGDPLQAQNAGISTVYQEVNLCSNLSVAENILIGREPRRFGLIHWSALRRRAGELLAELELDLDVTGPLDSHSLAVQQLVAIVRAVDVSAKVLVLDEPTSSLDREEVAQLFTLVRRLRDRGVAILFVTHFLDQVFEICDRVTILRNGRLEGEYPIGELTHVSLVQRMIGGELATLDELSEAAHEEAEERAAEEPFIEARQLGRTGFIEPYDLDIRPGEVIGLAGLLGSGRTEAARLLFGADGADTGELRVRGESVSLRTPRAAISRRIAFCSENRKSEGLVGELTVRENIVLAMQAARGWTRPISRARQEELTRRWISALDIRPTDPEAQVRHLSGGNQQKVLLARWLLTDPKLLILDEPTRGIDIGAKAEIQKLVARLSSEGTAVLFISAELEEVLRLSHRIGVLRDHRMVATLTNDETVTPERILATIATGEDS, via the coding sequence ATGGCAGCCCCACCCACCCTTGAGACGAACACCGCCGACCGCCCGCGGCCGGTTCTCGAAGCCCACGGCATCCGGAAGGAGTTCCCCGGCGTGCTGGCCCTGGACGGGGTCGGCCTGCGGCTCTACCCGGGTGAGGTCCACGCCCTGATGGGGGAGAACGGCGCCGGCAAGTCGACCCTGATCAAGGTGCTCACCGGGGTGCATCCCGCGGACGGCGGGACCATCCTCGTCGACGGTGAGGCCCGGGAGTTCGGTGATCCGCTCCAGGCGCAGAACGCCGGGATCAGCACCGTCTACCAGGAGGTGAACCTGTGCTCCAACCTCTCGGTGGCGGAGAACATCCTCATCGGACGCGAGCCGCGCAGATTCGGCCTGATCCACTGGTCCGCGCTCCGGCGCCGGGCCGGTGAGCTGCTGGCGGAGCTGGAGCTCGATCTCGACGTCACCGGTCCGCTGGACTCGCACTCCCTCGCGGTCCAGCAACTGGTCGCCATCGTCCGGGCGGTCGACGTCTCGGCGAAGGTGCTCGTCCTGGACGAGCCCACCTCCAGCCTCGACCGCGAGGAGGTCGCCCAGCTCTTCACCCTGGTGCGGCGGCTGCGCGACCGCGGGGTGGCCATCCTCTTCGTCACCCACTTCCTTGACCAGGTCTTCGAGATCTGCGACCGGGTCACGATCCTGCGCAACGGCCGGCTCGAAGGCGAGTATCCCATCGGGGAACTCACCCACGTCTCCCTGGTGCAGCGGATGATCGGTGGTGAACTCGCCACCCTGGACGAACTCTCCGAAGCCGCCCACGAGGAGGCCGAGGAGCGCGCGGCCGAGGAACCCTTCATCGAGGCAAGGCAGTTGGGGCGGACGGGCTTCATCGAGCCGTACGACCTCGACATCCGTCCCGGCGAGGTGATCGGGCTCGCGGGGCTCCTGGGCTCGGGGCGCACGGAGGCCGCGCGGCTGCTCTTCGGGGCCGACGGCGCGGACACCGGGGAACTGCGCGTCCGGGGGGAGTCGGTCTCCTTGCGCACACCCCGGGCCGCCATCTCCCGCCGGATCGCGTTCTGTTCCGAGAACCGCAAGTCCGAGGGGCTGGTCGGCGAGCTCACCGTGCGCGAGAACATCGTGCTGGCGATGCAGGCGGCGCGCGGCTGGACCAGGCCGATCTCCCGGGCCCGGCAGGAGGAGCTGACGCGGCGCTGGATCTCGGCGCTGGACATCCGCCCCACCGACCCGGAGGCGCAGGTACGCCACCTCAGCGGCGGCAACCAGCAGAAGGTGCTGCTCGCCCGCTGGCTGCTGACCGACCCCAAGCTCCTGATCCTGGACGAGCCGACCCGCGGCATCGACATCGGCGCCAAGGCCGAGATCCAGAAGCTCGTCGCGCGGCTCTCCTCCGAAGGCACCGCGGTGCTCTTCATCTCGGCGGAGCTGGAGGAGGTCCTGCGGCTGAGCCACCGTATCGGCGTACTGCGGGACCACCGCATGGTCGCCACCCTGACCAACGACGAGACCGTCACCCCCGAACGCATTCTGGCCACCATCGCCACCGGAGAGGACTCATGA
- a CDS encoding ABC transporter substrate-binding protein: protein MARRIAYALAVGILAASTMTACSAETTPSGGGAGGKKDDGKLVLGFAQVGAESGWRTANTKSVQEAAKKAGITLKFSDAQQKQENQIKAIRTFIQQKVDVIAFSPVVESGWDTVLKEAKDAGIPVILTDRAVDSQDTSLYKTFLGSDFIKEGKSAGEWLTNEYKSETGPVNIVELQGTTGSAPANDRKAGFGDVIKSDPKFKIVASQTGDFTRAKGKEVMQAFLKSQKDIDVLYAHNDDMALGAIQAIEEAGKKPGKDIKIISVDGIKDAFTAMTEGKINVVVECNPLLGDQLMELTKKVAAGESVPARVETVEGVFPQDKAAAALPTRKY from the coding sequence ATGGCCCGCAGAATCGCCTACGCCCTCGCCGTCGGCATCCTCGCCGCGTCGACGATGACCGCATGCTCCGCCGAGACGACCCCGTCCGGCGGCGGGGCCGGCGGGAAGAAGGACGACGGAAAGCTCGTGCTCGGCTTCGCCCAGGTGGGCGCGGAGAGCGGATGGCGCACCGCCAACACCAAGTCCGTCCAGGAAGCGGCCAAGAAGGCCGGGATCACCCTGAAGTTCTCCGACGCGCAGCAGAAGCAGGAGAACCAGATCAAGGCGATCCGCACCTTCATCCAGCAGAAGGTCGACGTCATCGCCTTCTCGCCGGTGGTGGAGTCCGGCTGGGACACCGTGCTCAAGGAGGCGAAGGACGCGGGCATCCCGGTGATCCTCACCGACCGCGCCGTGGACTCGCAGGACACCTCGCTCTACAAGACCTTCCTGGGCTCGGACTTCATCAAGGAGGGGAAGTCGGCCGGCGAGTGGCTGACCAACGAGTACAAGAGCGAGACCGGCCCGGTCAACATCGTCGAACTGCAGGGGACCACCGGTTCGGCCCCGGCCAACGACCGCAAGGCCGGCTTCGGCGACGTCATCAAGTCCGACCCGAAGTTCAAGATCGTCGCCTCCCAGACCGGTGACTTCACCCGCGCCAAGGGCAAGGAGGTCATGCAGGCCTTCCTCAAGTCCCAGAAGGACATCGACGTGCTGTACGCCCACAACGACGACATGGCCCTGGGCGCGATCCAGGCCATCGAGGAGGCGGGCAAGAAGCCGGGCAAGGACATCAAGATCATCTCGGTGGACGGCATCAAGGACGCCTTCACCGCCATGACCGAGGGAAAGATCAATGTCGTGGTGGAGTGCAACCCCCTCCTCGGCGACCAGCTGATGGAGCTCACGAAGAAGGTCGCCGCCGGGGAGAGCGTCCCGGCGCGCGTCGAGACCGTGGAAGGCGTCTTCCCCCAGGACAAGGCCGCGGCGGCCCTGCCGACCCGCAAGTACTGA